The Chthoniobacterales bacterium genomic interval ACTATTCGCTGATCCCGCCGCCCACCGTCCTGAACGCGCTCGCCGACGCCGGCATCCCGGTGCGTGGCGTTGGCAAAATCTCGGACATCTTTGCGGGCAGCGGCGTCACGGAATCGCATCCCACGAAGTCGAACGTCGATGGCATGGCCGCAATCGATCGCCTTTGGAACGAACATCGCGACGGCCTCGTCTTCGCCAATCTCGTCGATTTCGACATGCTCTTCGGCCACCGCCGCGACGTCGAAGGCTACGCGGGGGCGCTCGAGGAATTCGATGCGTGGCTGGGGAAGTTCCTGCCGCGAATCGCGCCCGACGACCTCGTGCTCATTACCGCGGATCACGGCAACGACCCGACCTGGCGAGGGACGGATCACACCCGCGAGCGCGTTCCCGTTTTCGCGCCGAACGCGGCGCCGGCGCTGCTCGGTCCGGGCGAAACCTACATGGACGTCGCCGCGACGATCGCGCACCACTTCGCCCTCGCCCCGTGGCCGCAGGGGCGGGTATTGGTTTGAGCATCATGCTCCCCCGCATCGTCGCGCTTCTTTTGCTTCCGCTCCCGCTCGCCATGGCCGACGCGGAAATTCCACTCTGGCCCGATGGCGCACCCGGCGCGAAGGGCACCCGCCTCGAGGACGTTCCGACGATCACGCCCTACCTGGTTCCTCATCCCTCAGCGAAAACTCCGGCTCCGGCGCGGCCCGCGATTGTCGTTTGCCCCGGAGGGGGTTACGGCATGCTCTCCTCGCACGAGGGCGAGGGCTATGCGCGCTGGCTGAATCAGCATGGCATCAACGCCTTCGTGCTGAAATACCGTCTCGGCTCGAAAGGCTATCGCCACCCGGCGATGCTCGAAGACGCCGCGCGCGCCGTGCGAACCGTTCGTGCGCGGGCCGGCGAATGGCATGTCGACCCGGCGAGAATCGGCATCATGGGCTCGTCGGCGGGCGGACATCTTGCCGCCACGCTGCTCACGCACTTCGATGCGGGAAATCCCGCGGCGTCCGATCCGATCGAAAAGCAAAGCTCGCGGCCGGACTTCGGCATCCTCTGCTATGCCGTGATCACGATGGGCCCGTTCACGCATCAGGGATCGAAGGATAATCTTCTCGGCAAGGATCCCTCGCCGGAACTTGTCGAGCTGCTCTCGAACGAGAAGCAGGTTCGCGATGACACGCCGCCGTGCTTCATCTGGCACACCACCGAAGACAAGGTCGTTGCCGTCGAAAACAGCCTTCTTTTTGCGTCCGCACTGAGGGCGCATCACGTGCCGTTCGATCTTCACATCTACGAAAAGGGCGGTCATGGCATGGGTCTCGGGCATCGCTCCGCCGATTCCGCCGCGCTCCATCCGTGGACCGGGGATCTCCTCTACTGGATGAACGAGTGCAAGCTGCTCCAGCCATGAGTGCGCGCTGTCCCTGGTGCGAAGGCGACGCGGACTACGTGCGTTACCACGACGAGGAATGGGGTGTGCCGTCGCACGACGACCGGCATTTGTTCGAGATGCTCATCCTCGAGGGTGCGCAGGCCGGCCTGAGCTGGCTCACGATTCTTCGCAAGCGTGCCCACTATCGC includes:
- a CDS encoding alpha/beta hydrolase gives rise to the protein MLPRIVALLLLPLPLAMADAEIPLWPDGAPGAKGTRLEDVPTITPYLVPHPSAKTPAPARPAIVVCPGGGYGMLSSHEGEGYARWLNQHGINAFVLKYRLGSKGYRHPAMLEDAARAVRTVRARAGEWHVDPARIGIMGSSAGGHLAATLLTHFDAGNPAASDPIEKQSSRPDFGILCYAVITMGPFTHQGSKDNLLGKDPSPELVELLSNEKQVRDDTPPCFIWHTTEDKVVAVENSLLFASALRAHHVPFDLHIYEKGGHGMGLGHRSADSAALHPWTGDLLYWMNECKLLQP